One part of the Humulus lupulus chromosome 9, drHumLupu1.1, whole genome shotgun sequence genome encodes these proteins:
- the LOC133800655 gene encoding uncharacterized protein LOC133800655, producing the protein MGLMRHNRVNQMISYSIIVLFIFIEIFINIKGILCNINVDGNYISGVGDPGMRRDGLRVAIESWNQCNEVGEEAPRSGSPRLADCFDIYSTSQLIDSKEENTCFPCNTMPYMLVHRVTPEENELKTGEPFLGLSPLALYDPDLYAAEKELYLGMKCEVQDLPSPWHFWMIMLKSGNMDTFAAKCPKNGVKVGPFGPDNNFPCFGSGCMNQPAIYHDYTTLQGPDMSTLRGRFYGTWDLDDHHSLGGLSTAGIENVNFSYHSVSWEKEIGKGSWVFHNVLRTSTKYPWLMLYLRSDATNGFSGGYHYPTRGMSKIIPESPNFKVRLTLNVIQGGGPNSQFYLNDIGSCWKNDGRPCDGDVTSDVTRYSEMIINPKTPAWCQPNNLAPCPPYHTFADGSRVSRHDTARFPYSAYHLYCSPGNALHLEKPYTLCDPYSNPQPQEIVQLLPHPAWAAYGYPTAQGQGWIGNPTTWELDVGRLSQSLFFYQDPGTTPAKRKWTSINLGTEIYKDPNQVAEWTVSDFDILLTKP; encoded by the exons ATGGGGTTGATGAGACACAATAGGGTAAACCAGATGATAAGTTATTCTATAATTGTTTTGTTCATTTTTATAGAGATTTTCATTAATATTAAGGGAATTTTATGTAATATTAACGTTGATGGGAATTATATATCGGGAGTGGGAGATCCCGGAATGAGAAGGGATGGCCTAAGGGTGGCCATAGAGTCATGGAATCAATGCAATGAAGTTGGAGAAGAAGCTCCACGCTCCGGCAGCCCTAGGCTCGCTGACTGTTTCGATATCTATTCTACTTCTCAGCTTATCGATTCAAAAG AAGAGAACACCTGTTTCCCATGCAATACGATGCCGTACATGTTGGTCCACAGAGTTACACCAGAAGAGAACGAACTAAAGACAGGAGAGCCCTTTCTTGGGCTTTCACCGCTGGCGCTATATGACCCAGACCTTTACGCTGCCGAAAAGGAGCTCTATTTGGGCATGAAATGTGAAGTTCAAGATCTCCCAAGCCCATGGCATTTCTGGATGATCATGCTCAAGAGTGGGAACATGGACACTTTTGCAGCTAAGTGTCCCAAAAATGGGGTCAAGGTCGGACCTTTTGGACCCGATAACAACTTCCCATGTTTCGGATCCGGGTGTATGAACCAGCCTGCCATTTACCATGACTACACTACTTTGCAGGGTCCTGATATGAGCACCTTAAGGGGAAGGTTTTATGGGACGTGGGATTTGGATGATCATCACAGTTTGGGTGGATTATCAACGGCGGGGATTGAGAATGTTAACTTTTCATACCACTCCGTGAGTTGGGAGAAAGAGATTGGAAAGGGAAGTTGGGTATTCCATAATGTCTTGAGGACTTCAACCAAGTATCCCTGGTTGATGCTTTACTTGAGATCGGATGCCACAAATGGGTTTTCTGGTGGATACCATTACCCCACTAGGGGAATGTCCAAAATT ATCCCAGAATCACCAAACTTCAAAGTGAGATTGACCTTGAACGTGATCCAAGGCGGAGGTCCCAACAGCCAGTTCTACCTTAACGACATCGGAAGCTGTTGGAAGAACGACGGCCGCCCCTGCGACGGCGATGTGACGTCCGACGTGACCCGATACAGCGAAATGATCATCAACCCTAAGACCCCAGCATGGTGCCAACCCAACAACCTCGCCCCCTGCCCTCCGTACCACACGTTCGCCGATGGCAGCCGCGTCTCTCGACACGACACCGCTCGTTTCCCTTACTCGGCATATCACCTCTACTGCTCCCCAGGCAATGCCCTACACCTTGAGAAGCCCTACACTCTCTGTGATCCTTACAGCAATCCTCAGCCTCAGGAGATTGTGCAGCTTCTACCTCACCCTGCCTGGGCTGCCTATGGCTATCCCACCGCCCAAGGACAAGGCTGGATTGGAAATCCCACCACATGGGAGCTCGATGTTGGCAGATTGTCCCAATCTCTTTTCTTTTATCAG GATCCAGGGACGACTCCGGCTAAAAGGAAATGGACGTCTATAAATTTGGGAACTGAAATTTACAAAGACCCAAATCAGGTTGCCGAGTGGACTGTAAGCGACTTCGACATTCTTTTAACTAAGCCCTGA
- the LOC133802002 gene encoding uncharacterized protein LOC133802002 codes for MPPPPQRTPTVTQDAGTELGAPVAVASDVRIPVNPQNLEKIPEAFRGTVYESANYAVDHIYKFTEKELRAIETMSPVDVMESSMSMTLTGVVTLHQSITRAKTQLEDMRTEHQATLQEAKVTKDALATSKAELEKSRLKVQELETSLATSRKDLEAAKTEIQAGQVALEAERTTSEQSIQDLFYHCWAFNPEADFSFMSPSLWANLLVKFQARLEKEAPPSETGEASGAAEQGETTTSKGPTDGA; via the exons atgcctccaccacctcagCGAACTCCAACCGTCACCCAGGACGCAGGGACGGAGCTCGGGGCTCCGGTTGCGGTGGCCTCCgatgtgcgcatcccagtcaaccctcagaacctggagaagatccccgaggccttccggggaacggtgtacgaatcggcgaactacgccgttgaccatatctataagttcaccgagaaggagctccgggctattgagacaatgagcccggttgacgtaatggagtcttcaatgagcatgactctaacg GGTGTCGTCACTCTTCACCAGAGCATCAccagggccaaaactcagctcgaggatatgaggaccgagcaccaggccacccttcaggaggCCAAGGTGACtaaagatgccttggcgacctcgaaggccgagttggagaagtCCCGcttgaaggtccaagagctcgagacctcccttgccacctcgcggaaagacctcgaggctgcgaagactgagatccaagCCGGCCAGGtcgccctggaggccgaacgaACCACATCGGAGCAGTCCATtcaggatctgttctatcactgctgggctttcaacccggaggctgacttctccttcatgtcaccgagcctttgggcgaacttgctggtgaagtttcaagctcgccttgagaaagaggcaccgccttcggaaactggggaagcctctggcgcggcggagcagggtgaaacaacgacctccaaagggccaactgacggAGCCTAG